Proteins from one Malania oleifera isolate guangnan ecotype guangnan chromosome 4, ASM2987363v1, whole genome shotgun sequence genomic window:
- the LOC131152853 gene encoding E3 ubiquitin-protein ligase UPL5 isoform X2, translated as MPTVDSSVDAAHHRLSSKRKLDDYGPPDDDASSDLVSVRMRKDCSPAAVNSSNHAPDQVPRVRVSDARSAELSLPGSRLQFFVRMISEGNTIVIQANHTDTVRSLHERIQEISGIPVIEQRLIYRGKQLQWEQSLAECSIQNDAGLQLVGRMRSTEHPLAWQAIDDMVSTIWQLMRGQAPLGMRSIKCKLLDFLKMTPSNDSESAAGHLQILLSSSATAALVMLYFSPIVRNKEAADEAIRHFLNSCGTMLPKPIHSQCAPIVLEFCKLLGTSGNDDPLYLLCRSTLGSLVESVGISRVGTKYSDRSKGTCSGSGLIVFREILPFVRELANRLLRDLASSMDSTTSFGPLVADVRDFAAFLLPLRGAIVEQVGFLGRPVSLPLHESAYEHPCYGEEVEFLHVIFSDLLKKMDQCLKKMEDYLRIKKAGEGENVGPGCLHYLAILKELNGISRLYEGAEEQFWDMLRLRKASICALVMKYANRSDDNKWILEHKEVTDFEARKHLVMLLLPEVKEEYEELHEMLIDRSQILAESFEYIAHAEPEALHGGLFMEFKNEEATGPGVLREWFFLVCQEIFNRENALFVACPNDQRRFYPNPASKVDPLHLEYFNFSGRVIALALMHKVQVGVVFDRVFFLQLRGSYVYLEDIQDADPELYSSCKKILEMDTEFIDSDELGLTFVTEVEELGSRKIVELCPGGKNMSVNSRNRKEYVDLLIQHRFVTSTTEQVCHFAHGFADILCNSRLQRFFFQSLELEDLDSMLYGSESEINVKDWKAHTEYNGYKKTDPQILWFWQL; from the exons ATGCCTACAGTCGATTCATCCGTCGACGCTGCCCATCATCGCCTCTCTTCGAAGCGCAAGCTCGACGATTATGGCCCACCTGATGACGACGCCTCCTCCGACCTAGTATCCGTCAGGATGCGAAAGGACTGCTCCCCCGCCGCCGTAAATTCTTCCAACCATGCTCCTGATCAAGTCCCCAGAGTTAGGGTTTCTGACGCCCGATCGGCCGAGTTGAGCCTGCCGGGTTCAAGACTCCAGTTCTTTGTGCGGATGATCTCCGAGGGCAACACCATCGTAATTCAGGCGAACCACACCGATACGGTGAGGTCCCTGCACGAGCGGATCCAGGAGATTTCTGGAATTCCGGTGATCGAGCAGAGGCTGATATACCGGGGGAAGCAGCTCCAGTGGGAGCAGTCCTTGGCTGAGTGTTCCATCCAGAACGATGCTGGGCTCCAACTCGTGGGTCGGATGCGGAGTACGGAGCATCCGCTTGCGTGGCAGGCCATAGACGACATGGTTTCCACCATCTGGCAGCTCATGAGGGGCCAAGCCCCTTTGGGTATGAGGTCCATCAAGTGCAAGCTGCTTGATTTCTTGAAGATGACTCCCAGTAACGACAGTGAATCCGCAGCCGGGCACCTTCAGATTCTTCTTTCTTCCTCGGCTACAGCTGCTCTGGTAATGCTTTACTTTTCTCCTATAGTTCGTAATAAAGAAGCGGCCGATGAGGCAATCCGGCACTTCCTTAATTCCTGCGGCACTATGTTACCGAAACCCATACATTCCCAGTGTGCGCCAATAGTCTTAGAGTTTTGTAAGTTGTTAGGTACAAGTGGAAATGACGACCCTTTGTACCTTTTGTGTCGAAGCACTCTTGGGTCGTTGGTGGAAAGTGTTGGCATTTCACGGGTTGGCACAAAGTACTCTGATCGAAGTAAAGGCACATGTTCAGGTTCAGGGTTGATTGTGTTTCGAGAGATTTTGCCATTTGTTAGAGAACTAGCAAATCGGTTGTTGAGAGATTTGGCATCAAGTATGGACTCGACCACAAGCTTTGGGCCATTGGTGGCTGATGTTCGGGATTTTGCAGCGTTCCTGTTGCCCCTCCGGGGAGCAATTGTTGAGCAGGTGGGGTTTCTAGGCCGCCCTGTTTCACTGCCGCTGCACGAGAGTGCATATGAGCATCCTTGTTATGGGGAGGAGGTTGAGTTTCTCCATGTGATTTTCAGTGATTTGTTGAAGAAGATGGACCAGTGCTTGAAGAAAATGGAGGATTACTTGAGGATCAAGAAAGCGGGAGAAGGTGAAAATGTGGGGCCAGGATGTTTACATTATCTTGCAATTTTGAAGGAGCTAAATGGCATATCAAGACTCTATGAAGGTGCTGAAGAACAGTTTTGGGATATGTTGAGGCTTAGAAAGGCATCGATTTGTGCTCTTGTCATGAAATATGCAAATAGAAGTGATGATAATAAATGGATCCTCGAGCATAAAGAGGTGACTGATTTTGAAGCTAGGAAACATTTGGTGATGCTGCTGCTACCTGAGGTGAAAGAAGAGTATGAAGAGCTGCATGAGATGCTCATTGACAGGTCGCAAATATTGGCAGAATCATTTGAGTACATAGCGCATGCAGAGCCTGAGGCATTGCATGGTGGGCTATTTATGGAATTCAAGAACGAGGAAGCTACAGGTCCTGGTGTGTTACGGGAGTGGTTTTTCTTAGTATGCCAGGAAATTTTCAATCGGGAAAATGCTCTTTTTGTTGCTTGCCCAAATGATCAAAGAAGATTCTATCCAAATCCTG CATCTAAAGTGGATCCCTTGCACCTCGAGTATTTCAACTTTTCAGGTCGTGTGATTGCTTTAGCCTTGATGCATAAAGTGCAAGTGGGTGTAGTCTTTGATCGTGTGTTTTTCCTGCAACTGCGTGGAAGCTATGTTTATTTGGAGGACATACAGGATGCAGATCCAGAATTATACAGTAGTTGCAAGAAAATTTTGGAGATGGACACTGAGTTCATAGATTCAGATGAGTTAGGACTAACATTTGTTACAGAGGTTGAGGAGTTAGGATCCAGGAAAATTGTGGAACTTTGTCCAGGAGGGAAAAACATGAGCGTAAATAGCAGGAACCGAAAGGAATATGTTGATCTTCTTATTCAGCATCGCTTTGTCACATCTACCACAGAACAGGTGTGTCATTTTGCACATGGTTTTGCTGATATTTTATGTAACTCAAGGCTCCAGAGGTTCTTTTTCCAAAGCTTAGAGCTTGAAGATCTTGATTCAATGCTGTATGGAAGTGAAAGTGAAATTAATGTGAAGGATTGGAAGGCTCATACTGAGTACAATGGCTACAAGAAAACTGATCCACAGATATTGTGGTTCTGGCAG CTCTAG
- the LOC131152853 gene encoding E3 ubiquitin-protein ligase UPL5 isoform X1, with the protein MPTVDSSVDAAHHRLSSKRKLDDYGPPDDDASSDLVSVRMRKDCSPAAVNSSNHAPDQVPRVRVSDARSAELSLPGSRLQFFVRMISEGNTIVIQANHTDTVRSLHERIQEISGIPVIEQRLIYRGKQLQWEQSLAECSIQNDAGLQLVGRMRSTEHPLAWQAIDDMVSTIWQLMRGQAPLGMRSIKCKLLDFLKMTPSNDSESAAGHLQILLSSSATAALVMLYFSPIVRNKEAADEAIRHFLNSCGTMLPKPIHSQCAPIVLEFCKLLGTSGNDDPLYLLCRSTLGSLVESVGISRVGTKYSDRSKGTCSGSGLIVFREILPFVRELANRLLRDLASSMDSTTSFGPLVADVRDFAAFLLPLRGAIVEQVGFLGRPVSLPLHESAYEHPCYGEEVEFLHVIFSDLLKKMDQCLKKMEDYLRIKKAGEGENVGPGCLHYLAILKELNGISRLYEGAEEQFWDMLRLRKASICALVMKYANRSDDNKWILEHKEVTDFEARKHLVMLLLPEVKEEYEELHEMLIDRSQILAESFEYIAHAEPEALHGGLFMEFKNEEATGPGVLREWFFLVCQEIFNRENALFVACPNDQRRFYPNPASKVDPLHLEYFNFSGRVIALALMHKVQVGVVFDRVFFLQLRGSYVYLEDIQDADPELYSSCKKILEMDTEFIDSDELGLTFVTEVEELGSRKIVELCPGGKNMSVNSRNRKEYVDLLIQHRFVTSTTEQVCHFAHGFADILCNSRLQRFFFQSLELEDLDSMLYGSESEINVKDWKAHTEYNGYKKTDPQILWFWQIVGKMTTEQKKVLLFFWTSVKYLPVDGFRGLASRLYIYKSTESYDRLPSSHTCFYRLCFPPYPSKAVMRDRLRIITQEHVGCSFGTW; encoded by the exons ATGCCTACAGTCGATTCATCCGTCGACGCTGCCCATCATCGCCTCTCTTCGAAGCGCAAGCTCGACGATTATGGCCCACCTGATGACGACGCCTCCTCCGACCTAGTATCCGTCAGGATGCGAAAGGACTGCTCCCCCGCCGCCGTAAATTCTTCCAACCATGCTCCTGATCAAGTCCCCAGAGTTAGGGTTTCTGACGCCCGATCGGCCGAGTTGAGCCTGCCGGGTTCAAGACTCCAGTTCTTTGTGCGGATGATCTCCGAGGGCAACACCATCGTAATTCAGGCGAACCACACCGATACGGTGAGGTCCCTGCACGAGCGGATCCAGGAGATTTCTGGAATTCCGGTGATCGAGCAGAGGCTGATATACCGGGGGAAGCAGCTCCAGTGGGAGCAGTCCTTGGCTGAGTGTTCCATCCAGAACGATGCTGGGCTCCAACTCGTGGGTCGGATGCGGAGTACGGAGCATCCGCTTGCGTGGCAGGCCATAGACGACATGGTTTCCACCATCTGGCAGCTCATGAGGGGCCAAGCCCCTTTGGGTATGAGGTCCATCAAGTGCAAGCTGCTTGATTTCTTGAAGATGACTCCCAGTAACGACAGTGAATCCGCAGCCGGGCACCTTCAGATTCTTCTTTCTTCCTCGGCTACAGCTGCTCTGGTAATGCTTTACTTTTCTCCTATAGTTCGTAATAAAGAAGCGGCCGATGAGGCAATCCGGCACTTCCTTAATTCCTGCGGCACTATGTTACCGAAACCCATACATTCCCAGTGTGCGCCAATAGTCTTAGAGTTTTGTAAGTTGTTAGGTACAAGTGGAAATGACGACCCTTTGTACCTTTTGTGTCGAAGCACTCTTGGGTCGTTGGTGGAAAGTGTTGGCATTTCACGGGTTGGCACAAAGTACTCTGATCGAAGTAAAGGCACATGTTCAGGTTCAGGGTTGATTGTGTTTCGAGAGATTTTGCCATTTGTTAGAGAACTAGCAAATCGGTTGTTGAGAGATTTGGCATCAAGTATGGACTCGACCACAAGCTTTGGGCCATTGGTGGCTGATGTTCGGGATTTTGCAGCGTTCCTGTTGCCCCTCCGGGGAGCAATTGTTGAGCAGGTGGGGTTTCTAGGCCGCCCTGTTTCACTGCCGCTGCACGAGAGTGCATATGAGCATCCTTGTTATGGGGAGGAGGTTGAGTTTCTCCATGTGATTTTCAGTGATTTGTTGAAGAAGATGGACCAGTGCTTGAAGAAAATGGAGGATTACTTGAGGATCAAGAAAGCGGGAGAAGGTGAAAATGTGGGGCCAGGATGTTTACATTATCTTGCAATTTTGAAGGAGCTAAATGGCATATCAAGACTCTATGAAGGTGCTGAAGAACAGTTTTGGGATATGTTGAGGCTTAGAAAGGCATCGATTTGTGCTCTTGTCATGAAATATGCAAATAGAAGTGATGATAATAAATGGATCCTCGAGCATAAAGAGGTGACTGATTTTGAAGCTAGGAAACATTTGGTGATGCTGCTGCTACCTGAGGTGAAAGAAGAGTATGAAGAGCTGCATGAGATGCTCATTGACAGGTCGCAAATATTGGCAGAATCATTTGAGTACATAGCGCATGCAGAGCCTGAGGCATTGCATGGTGGGCTATTTATGGAATTCAAGAACGAGGAAGCTACAGGTCCTGGTGTGTTACGGGAGTGGTTTTTCTTAGTATGCCAGGAAATTTTCAATCGGGAAAATGCTCTTTTTGTTGCTTGCCCAAATGATCAAAGAAGATTCTATCCAAATCCTG CATCTAAAGTGGATCCCTTGCACCTCGAGTATTTCAACTTTTCAGGTCGTGTGATTGCTTTAGCCTTGATGCATAAAGTGCAAGTGGGTGTAGTCTTTGATCGTGTGTTTTTCCTGCAACTGCGTGGAAGCTATGTTTATTTGGAGGACATACAGGATGCAGATCCAGAATTATACAGTAGTTGCAAGAAAATTTTGGAGATGGACACTGAGTTCATAGATTCAGATGAGTTAGGACTAACATTTGTTACAGAGGTTGAGGAGTTAGGATCCAGGAAAATTGTGGAACTTTGTCCAGGAGGGAAAAACATGAGCGTAAATAGCAGGAACCGAAAGGAATATGTTGATCTTCTTATTCAGCATCGCTTTGTCACATCTACCACAGAACAGGTGTGTCATTTTGCACATGGTTTTGCTGATATTTTATGTAACTCAAGGCTCCAGAGGTTCTTTTTCCAAAGCTTAGAGCTTGAAGATCTTGATTCAATGCTGTATGGAAGTGAAAGTGAAATTAATGTGAAGGATTGGAAGGCTCATACTGAGTACAATGGCTACAAGAAAACTGATCCACAGATATTGTGGTTCTGGCAG